From the genome of Gryllotalpicola protaetiae:
TTGCAGGTGCGCCCGATCGCCACACACACGGCGCTCGCGCAACTGAACCGGGCGCAGTCCGACATGGAGACCGCCGCGACGATCAGGCTGAAGCTGCAATCGCGCATCCCGCTCACCCACATCCGCGAAGAAGAGAACCTCGCCATCCGCGAGCATGACCTCGTCGACGGGTTCGGCGACGTGCAGTTCCGCGGCTTCATCACCCTGTCCGCCGAGTCGCGCGACGCGCTCGCCAAGGCCCGCACCGACATCGAGCAGGCCTCGCACCCGGCGCGGCTCATGCTCGCCACACTCTCCGGTCAGCAGGCGGCGGGGTTCGTCACCTCGGCGCTGCCGGTTCCGCTCGAAGGGGAATGAGATGAAGCAGACAGGCGTCATCGGCCGCGTTCCGGCCGATCAGAGCAGACGGATGCCTAAGCACGGCGCCGGGTCGACGAGCGAGTCTGACGGCTCGAGCTGGAAGCTGCAGGCGCCAGAACTACCACCCTCGAAGATGCCCGCCTGGGGGTGGAAGCACCAGCACAACCTCCGCGCCCCGCTGCGGGTCACCCCGCCCGCACACCGCACCTCATCAAAGGTCCTCGGCGGTGCATACCCGTTCCTCGCCGAGACCGGCGACATTCTCACAGGGGCCTACATCGGCGAGAACCAGCTGTCGCGCGCCCCGTTCTGCTTCGACCCGTGGGACGCGTACTCGGCCGAGGCCGTGCGCTCGCACTCGGTCGCGATCATCGGGGTGAAGGGCACGGGCAAGTCGATGCTCGCGAAGTCCTGGTCGTCGCGGCTCGCGCGCCTCGGCCGCAAGATCGCGGTGCCTCACGACCCGAACGGCGAGTGGGTGAAGGTGGCCGAGTACGTCGGCGGCACCTCTATCAGCGTGGGACCTGGCAAGGCCGCGCGCATCAACCTGCTCGACGAGGGCCCACGCGACCCGTCGTTCTCGAACGAGGACTGGAACCAGAACGTCCTGCAGTACCGACGCGCGACCGTGAAGACGATCATCCGCCGACTGCGCGAGGGCGGGAACTTCGAACCCGTCGAGCACACCGCGCTCGACATCGCGCTCGATGCGCTGCGCGACAACTCAGTCGTGACGATCACCCAGGTGTACGCCCGTCTCGCCGACCCCGACGCCAAGCTCCCGGCTGAAGTCACAGAGGCCGGCCGCCGGCTCGCCCACACCCTGCGCCGCATGGTCTCCGGCGACCTCACGGGGTTCTTCGACGGCCCGTCAACAGTCGCCTTCGACACATCCGCCCCGATGATGGTCGTCGACACCTCTGCCCTGAAGGGCGTATCGCCCGAAGCGCAGGCACTCGCCCGCCTCGCCACCGCGAACTGGATCCGCCGCGCGAGCCGCGGCGCGAACCGCGAGGCGCGCGTCATCGTGCATGAGGAAGCCGCCGTCGAACTGCTCAACGACGTCACCGGCGGCGACGGCTTGGCCGACCGCGTCGAGGACGAGAAGGTGGCCCGCCACCTCGGCACGAGCAACTGGTACCTGCTGCACCGCGTCGCCGACCTCGACGCGCTCGGCGACCGCAATAGCGCCTTGCACTCGCGCGCTCTCGGCCTGCTCGCCGACTGCGAGACGCGCATCTCTTATGCGCAGCACACGGGCGAGATCCCCAGATCCCGCGAGATTCTGGGCTGGAACGACACCCAGGCCGACCTCGTCCGCAAGCTCCACAAGGGCGAGGGCCTGTGGCAGATCGGGCAGGACCGCGTCGCCAAGGTGCGCAACATCTGCACCGACCACGAGCTCGGCGTCTTCCGCACCGACGCGCTCGGCGGCGCACGGCACTGAGGTCCCGCTATGAACAGCAAGCAGTCATCCGGGTGGGCGACGATCGTCGTCTACGGCATCTTCGCGGTCGTCGTCGCAGGCGGCCTCGCAACGCTGATCGGAGCGGCGGCCATCCGCGTCATCTGCGGCACGGGTGGCCGCCCGGCCAGCATCTTCGCCGGCCTGCAGCTCGCAATCAGCGGCGACGCGGGCGGATACGAAGGCGCGAACGGATGCCACGTGCCGGTCACGCCGGTCAGGGGTCTCGACCTCCTCGCGCTCGTGATCATCATCGCGGCCGCCGGCGCCGCAGCGGCTTGGTGGTTCCGCTTCCGACAGTCCGATCGGCACTTCATCCACGAACTGCGCCTCCGCGACGGGCTCGCCAAAGGCGGCGAGATCCGGCGGCACGCGTCGGCCCGCACCGCGCTGCGCCGGGCGAAGACACTTCGCCCGTCGCTCGAGAACCCGACGCCGGCATCCGTCGGCTGGAAAGTCGGCCGCGCGCACGGGCACGACGTCTACGTCTCGATCGAAGACTCCGTGGTCGTCGAAGGAGCCCCGCGCTCGGGCAAGGGCTACCGGTTCATCATCAACGCGATCCTCGACTGGGACGGGCCGCTGATCACCACCTCGACCCGCAACGACAACCTCTCGGCCACGATGCGCGCCCGCGCGCGCATGGGCGAGGTGACGGTCTTCGACCCGCAAGAACTGTCGGGCGTCCGCTCGTCCCTTCGGATCTCGCCGGTGACCGGGTGCGAAGACCCGCTCGTGGCCGATCAACGCGGCCACGCGATCGTGGCGGGCACCGCACTCGGGGGCTCCAAGACGAACCAGGAGTGGGCGCACGTCGCGTCCTCTGTGCTCTCCCGACTGCTGCACGCCGCCGCCGTCTCGGGCCGTGGCGCCGACGCGCTCGCCCGCTGGGGCTCAAACCCGCGCCTCGCGCTCGAGGCCGTCAGCGTCCTGTCGAGCCAGGGCGCACCCGGGTGGGCCGAGGACCTCGACGCGATCATCAACGGCGACGAGAAGCTCCTCGCCTCCTCGTGGTTCGGCGTCTCGGGCGCCGTCCGGCCGCTGGCGATCCCGGCGATCCGCAGAGCCATGACCCCGGGCCACGGCGAGCACTTCGACGCCGACCAATTCCTTACGGCACCCAACAGCCTCTACCTCGTCGGCACGGGAGCGGGCGCCGGCTCGGTCGGTGGCTTCCTCGGCGCGGTGCTCGATGACGTAGTCGAGACCGCGCGCCGCAAGGCGCTTGCCTCACCGGGCTCACGCCTCGATCTGCCGCTCGCGCTGATCCTCGATGAGATTGCCAACATGTTCTCCTGGCCGGCGCTGCCACGCATCATGGCCGACGGCGGCGGCCAGGGGATCTCCACCGTGGTTGTTCTGCAGGCCCTCTCGCAGGCCGAGACCGCGTGGTCGAAGGCCGAAGCCGACACCATCTGGTCCGCCGCTACCGCGAAGCTCCTGCTCGGT
Proteins encoded in this window:
- a CDS encoding ATP-binding protein, with product MKQTGVIGRVPADQSRRMPKHGAGSTSESDGSSWKLQAPELPPSKMPAWGWKHQHNLRAPLRVTPPAHRTSSKVLGGAYPFLAETGDILTGAYIGENQLSRAPFCFDPWDAYSAEAVRSHSVAIIGVKGTGKSMLAKSWSSRLARLGRKIAVPHDPNGEWVKVAEYVGGTSISVGPGKAARINLLDEGPRDPSFSNEDWNQNVLQYRRATVKTIIRRLREGGNFEPVEHTALDIALDALRDNSVVTITQVYARLADPDAKLPAEVTEAGRRLAHTLRRMVSGDLTGFFDGPSTVAFDTSAPMMVVDTSALKGVSPEAQALARLATANWIRRASRGANREARVIVHEEAAVELLNDVTGGDGLADRVEDEKVARHLGTSNWYLLHRVADLDALGDRNSALHSRALGLLADCETRISYAQHTGEIPRSREILGWNDTQADLVRKLHKGEGLWQIGQDRVAKVRNICTDHELGVFRTDALGGARH
- a CDS encoding type IV secretory system conjugative DNA transfer family protein — its product is MNSKQSSGWATIVVYGIFAVVVAGGLATLIGAAAIRVICGTGGRPASIFAGLQLAISGDAGGYEGANGCHVPVTPVRGLDLLALVIIIAAAGAAAAWWFRFRQSDRHFIHELRLRDGLAKGGEIRRHASARTALRRAKTLRPSLENPTPASVGWKVGRAHGHDVYVSIEDSVVVEGAPRSGKGYRFIINAILDWDGPLITTSTRNDNLSATMRARARMGEVTVFDPQELSGVRSSLRISPVTGCEDPLVADQRGHAIVAGTALGGSKTNQEWAHVASSVLSRLLHAAAVSGRGADALARWGSNPRLALEAVSVLSSQGAPGWAEDLDAIINGDEKLLASSWFGVSGAVRPLAIPAIRRAMTPGHGEHFDADQFLTAPNSLYLVGTGAGAGSVGGFLGAVLDDVVETARRKALASPGSRLDLPLALILDEIANMFSWPALPRIMADGGGQGISTVVVLQALSQAETAWSKAEADTIWSAATAKLLLGGASDVDHLRDVASLLGARRVRDTAHSYNSSGSSTNVRNEKVPVMTVDEIRRMPETVGLLAYRTRRGIVLDLRGWTDRRDAADISSSKKATELEQQAVFAEQYRAAVDRRRTAERG